Proteins encoded within one genomic window of Candidatus Latescibacter sp.:
- a CDS encoding ABC transporter ATP-binding protein translates to MNPLIELLNISLARSGRVILDDVSLTIRHGEHWALLGPNGSGKTTLLNIITAYLWPMNGTVNVFGDQYGTVDIREKRKLIGMVSSAFFERVPARETLTDVVLSGRFASMGIYDEISEADRERAREIIAFLDCGSIADSPYGVLSFGERQRALIGRALMPEPRLLILDEPCEGLDIHARETVLNRLNRITESPEGPSLLMVTHRVEEIPPGISHALVLKDGRVLVSGVKRETITSDYLSYAMGIPIEVLHKNGRLFAVVE, encoded by the coding sequence ATGAACCCGCTCATAGAACTCTTGAACATTTCTCTTGCCCGCAGCGGCCGTGTCATACTCGATGATGTTTCCCTCACAATCCGCCATGGGGAACACTGGGCGCTGCTCGGCCCGAACGGGAGCGGCAAGACCACTCTCCTCAACATCATCACCGCCTATCTCTGGCCGATGAACGGTACTGTTAACGTCTTCGGAGACCAGTATGGAACCGTTGATATCCGTGAGAAACGAAAGCTCATCGGTATGGTATCCAGCGCCTTTTTCGAGCGGGTGCCGGCCCGGGAAACCCTCACCGATGTGGTACTTTCCGGAAGGTTCGCCAGCATGGGCATTTATGACGAAATCAGCGAAGCAGACCGTGAGCGCGCCAGGGAGATTATTGCTTTCCTCGACTGTGGAAGCATAGCCGACAGCCCGTACGGAGTTCTCTCATTCGGGGAGCGTCAGCGCGCCCTCATCGGCCGTGCGCTCATGCCCGAACCGCGCCTCCTTATCCTGGACGAGCCCTGCGAGGGGCTGGACATTCATGCCCGTGAAACAGTTCTGAACCGTCTCAACCGTATCACGGAATCGCCGGAAGGCCCTTCCCTCCTCATGGTAACCCACCGGGTGGAGGAAATTCCCCCCGGCATCAGCCATGCGCTCGTGCTCAAGGATGGCCGCGTTCTGGTTTCCGGCGTGAAACGCGAGACCATCACCTCTGATTATCTCTCCTATGCCATGGGGATACCCATCGAGGTTCTGCACAAAAACGGCCGTCTTTTTGCGGTGGTAGAATAA